Proteins encoded in a region of the Panthera uncia isolate 11264 unplaced genomic scaffold, Puncia_PCG_1.0 HiC_scaffold_74, whole genome shotgun sequence genome:
- the LOC125918393 gene encoding trefoil factor 1-like, producing the protein MEPRVLCVLLLVSTLALSSLAQGQLETCVVDPHKRTNCGSPGITPSQCKDKGCCFDDTVRGVPWCFFPVAVDNPPEEECSF; encoded by the exons ATGGAGCCCAGGGTTCTCTGCGTCCTGCTGTTGGTGTCCACACTGGCCCTCAGTTCCTTGGCCCAGGGCCAGCTGG AGACGTGCGTCGTGGATCCTCACAAGAGGACGAACTGTGGCTCCCCGGGAATCACGCCCTCCCAGTGCAAAGATAAGGGCTGCTGCTTCGACGACACTGTGCGTGGAGTCCCGTGGTGCTTCTTCCCCGTGGCCGTGGACAACCCGCCCGAAG AGGAGTGCTCCTTCTAG